Proteins from a single region of Patulibacter sp. SYSU D01012:
- the glgB gene encoding 1,4-alpha-glucan branching protein GlgB, with product MTDAETIQRDVEALLARDLADPHRLLGAHPDGDDVVVRAWRPGAVHVTVHPAQGEPVELRRTHDAGVFEGRIADATLPLRYGLSVDYGETGTFPVNDPYRHTPTVGELDLHLFGEGRHEALYERLGAHVGERDGDVGTAFAVWAPNARSVSVVGDFNSWDGRLHPMRSLGSSGVWELFVPDVGDGAVYKFEIRTQSGELVLHADPFAFAAQVPPQTDSIVHRSTHEWRDADWLARRASEDHLKAPMSVYEVHLGSWRRRPEEDDRLLDYRELADELAAYVKDMGFTHVELLPVMAHPFPGSWGYQVTSYFAPTPRHGSPDDFREFVDRMHEHGIGVLLDWVPAHFPRDAWALAQFDGTALYEHADPRRGAHPDWGTLIFNFGRNEVKNFLLASALFWAREFHVDGLRVDAVASMLYLDYSRQEGEWVPNEHGGREDLEAVAFLKEMNEVVYGREAGVLTAAEESTSWPGVSRPTYLGGLGFGFKWNMGWMHDTLEYFQQDPVYRRYHHHGLTFSLHYAFSENFILPLSHDEVVHGKKSLLEKMPGDRWQQLANLRALYAYMWAHPGKKLLFMGQEFGQEREWSHERSLDWHLLEDHGHQGVQAAVRDLNRVYLEHPALWEVDAEPTGFWWLEPNDAERNIVAFARGSAFDPEDPRTLESRDLLVCVANLSPVPREGYRVGLPVRGPWREALNTDAHAYGGSGVGNGGRVEPDETPWHGQPCSAEITLPPLGVLWLVPDAPDA from the coding sequence GTGACCGACGCAGAGACCATCCAGCGCGACGTCGAGGCCCTCCTGGCGCGCGACCTCGCCGACCCGCACCGGCTGCTCGGCGCGCACCCGGACGGCGACGACGTCGTGGTCCGCGCCTGGCGCCCGGGCGCCGTCCACGTGACCGTGCACCCCGCGCAGGGCGAGCCCGTCGAGCTGCGGCGCACGCACGACGCGGGGGTGTTCGAGGGCCGCATCGCGGACGCCACGCTGCCGCTGCGCTACGGGCTGTCGGTCGACTACGGCGAGACGGGCACGTTCCCCGTCAACGACCCGTACCGCCACACGCCGACGGTCGGCGAGCTCGACCTGCACCTGTTCGGCGAGGGCCGCCACGAGGCGCTGTACGAGCGGCTCGGCGCCCACGTCGGCGAGCGCGACGGCGACGTCGGCACTGCCTTCGCGGTGTGGGCGCCGAACGCGCGCTCCGTCAGCGTCGTCGGCGACTTCAACTCCTGGGACGGGCGCCTGCACCCCATGCGGTCGCTCGGCTCGTCCGGCGTCTGGGAGCTGTTCGTGCCCGACGTCGGCGACGGCGCGGTCTACAAGTTCGAGATCCGCACGCAGAGCGGCGAGCTCGTGCTCCACGCCGACCCCTTCGCGTTCGCGGCCCAGGTGCCGCCGCAGACCGACTCGATCGTCCACCGCTCCACGCACGAGTGGCGCGACGCGGACTGGCTGGCGCGCCGCGCGAGCGAGGACCACCTGAAGGCGCCGATGTCGGTCTACGAGGTCCATCTGGGGTCGTGGCGTCGGCGGCCCGAGGAGGACGACCGCCTGCTCGACTACCGCGAGCTCGCCGACGAGCTGGCCGCGTACGTCAAGGACATGGGCTTCACCCACGTCGAGCTGCTGCCGGTCATGGCGCACCCGTTCCCCGGCTCGTGGGGCTACCAGGTGACGTCGTACTTCGCCCCGACGCCGCGTCACGGCTCGCCGGACGACTTCCGCGAGTTCGTCGACCGGATGCACGAGCACGGCATCGGCGTGCTGCTGGACTGGGTGCCGGCGCACTTCCCCCGCGACGCGTGGGCGCTCGCGCAGTTCGACGGGACCGCGCTCTACGAGCACGCCGACCCGCGCCGCGGCGCGCACCCGGACTGGGGCACGCTGATCTTCAACTTCGGCCGCAACGAGGTGAAGAACTTCCTGCTCGCGTCCGCGCTGTTCTGGGCGCGCGAGTTCCACGTCGACGGCCTGCGCGTCGACGCGGTCGCCTCCATGCTCTACCTGGACTACTCGCGTCAGGAGGGCGAGTGGGTGCCGAACGAGCACGGGGGCCGCGAGGACCTCGAGGCCGTCGCGTTCCTCAAGGAGATGAACGAGGTCGTCTACGGCCGCGAGGCCGGGGTGCTGACCGCGGCGGAGGAGTCGACGTCGTGGCCCGGCGTCTCGCGGCCGACGTACCTGGGCGGCCTGGGCTTCGGCTTCAAGTGGAACATGGGCTGGATGCACGACACGCTGGAGTACTTCCAGCAGGACCCCGTGTACCGCCGCTACCACCACCACGGCCTGACGTTCAGCCTGCACTACGCCTTCAGCGAGAACTTCATCCTGCCGCTCAGCCACGACGAGGTCGTGCACGGCAAGAAGTCGCTGCTGGAGAAGATGCCGGGCGACCGCTGGCAGCAGCTCGCGAACCTGCGCGCCCTCTACGCCTACATGTGGGCGCACCCCGGCAAGAAGCTCCTCTTCATGGGGCAGGAGTTCGGGCAGGAGCGCGAGTGGAGCCACGAGCGCTCGCTCGACTGGCACCTGCTCGAGGACCACGGCCACCAGGGCGTGCAGGCCGCGGTGCGCGACCTCAACCGCGTCTACCTGGAGCACCCCGCGCTGTGGGAGGTCGACGCCGAGCCGACGGGCTTCTGGTGGCTCGAGCCCAACGACGCCGAGCGCAACATCGTCGCCTTCGCCCGCGGCAGCGCGTTCGACCCCGAGGATCCGCGCACGCTCGAGTCCCGCGACCTGCTCGTCTGCGTGGCGAACCTGTCGCCCGTCCCGCGCGAGGGCTACCGCGTCGGCCTGCCGGTGCGGGGCCCGTGGCGCGAGGCGCTCAACACGGACGCCCACGCGTACGGCGGGTCGGGAGTGGGCAACGGGGGGCGCGTGGAACCCGACGAGACCCCCTGGCACGGCCAGCCCTGCTCCGCCGAGATCACGCTGCCCCCGCTGGGCGTGCTGTGGCTCGTGCCCGACGCGCCCGACGCATGA
- the treZ gene encoding malto-oligosyltrehalose trehalohydrolase, which translates to MSGYVWERRHGATPAGDGRTTFRAWAPKPERIELEVDGRRHELEDEGFGFHAATVDAPHGTDYRFVLDGDPLPDPSSRWQPEGIRGPSRVVDPAAFAWTDDAWRGLDRDALVLYELHVGTFTAEGTLDAAIPHLQGLADLGVTAVEVMPVAEFPGHHGWGYDGVFLSATQSSYGGPEAFARFVDAAHAAGLGVLLDVVYNHLGASGQQGIEAYGPYFTQKHETFWGAGVNYDDEDCDPVREWVLQSAEGWIRDFHVDGLRLDAIHAISDDSARPIVSEIARRAHEAGRTERPPVVIAESGLNDPKVIRPREQGGLGCDGVWADDFHHALRVLLTGEKEGYYEEFGAVADLAKAFDRPVLHDGSYSTFRRRRFGAPHDDRPPRQFVVFDMNHDQVGNRALGDRLPRPVRPLAAFCTLLSPFVPMLFQGEEYGEDAPFLFFSDHIDEEIATATREGRRREFAAFAAFAGEEVPDPQARETFERSKLTREADEGLAQLYRDLLRVRRELGPAPVEAVEADDEAGWLRVVRGGTVLVANFGAAPLRVDAEGRQVVLSTHDAPVADGAVTVAAQAGILLR; encoded by the coding sequence ATGAGCGGATACGTCTGGGAGCGCCGCCACGGCGCGACGCCGGCCGGCGACGGCCGGACGACGTTCCGCGCCTGGGCGCCGAAGCCCGAGCGGATCGAGCTCGAGGTCGACGGGCGCCGGCACGAGCTCGAGGACGAGGGCTTCGGCTTCCACGCTGCGACCGTCGACGCCCCGCACGGCACGGACTACCGCTTCGTGCTCGACGGGGACCCGCTCCCCGACCCGTCCTCGCGCTGGCAGCCCGAGGGCATCCGCGGCCCGTCCCGCGTCGTCGACCCCGCCGCGTTCGCGTGGACCGACGACGCCTGGCGCGGCCTCGACCGCGACGCGCTCGTCCTCTACGAGCTGCACGTCGGCACCTTCACCGCCGAGGGCACGTTGGACGCCGCGATCCCGCACCTGCAGGGGCTGGCCGACCTGGGCGTGACCGCGGTCGAGGTCATGCCCGTCGCCGAGTTCCCGGGCCACCACGGCTGGGGCTACGACGGCGTCTTCCTCTCGGCCACGCAGTCGAGCTACGGCGGCCCGGAGGCGTTCGCGCGCTTCGTCGACGCCGCCCACGCCGCCGGCCTGGGCGTGCTGCTCGACGTGGTCTACAACCACCTCGGCGCGTCCGGGCAGCAGGGCATCGAGGCGTACGGGCCGTACTTCACGCAGAAGCACGAGACGTTCTGGGGCGCCGGCGTCAACTACGACGACGAGGACTGCGACCCCGTCCGCGAGTGGGTGCTGCAGAGCGCCGAGGGCTGGATCCGCGACTTCCACGTCGACGGGCTGCGGCTGGACGCGATCCACGCCATCTCCGACGACTCGGCCCGGCCGATCGTGTCCGAGATCGCGCGCCGGGCCCACGAGGCGGGCCGCACGGAGCGCCCGCCGGTCGTGATCGCCGAGAGCGGCCTGAACGACCCGAAGGTCATCCGCCCGCGGGAGCAGGGCGGCCTGGGCTGCGACGGCGTGTGGGCCGACGACTTCCACCACGCGCTGCGCGTGCTGCTCACGGGGGAGAAGGAGGGCTACTACGAGGAGTTCGGCGCCGTCGCCGACCTCGCGAAGGCCTTCGACCGCCCCGTCCTGCACGACGGCTCGTACTCCACCTTCCGCCGCCGCCGCTTCGGCGCGCCGCACGACGACCGTCCGCCGCGGCAGTTCGTCGTCTTCGACATGAACCACGACCAGGTCGGCAACCGGGCGCTCGGCGACCGCCTGCCGCGCCCGGTCCGTCCGCTCGCGGCGTTCTGCACCCTGCTGTCGCCGTTCGTGCCGATGCTCTTCCAGGGCGAGGAGTACGGCGAGGACGCGCCGTTCCTGTTCTTCAGCGACCACATCGACGAGGAGATCGCGACCGCCACCCGCGAGGGCCGCCGCCGCGAGTTCGCCGCGTTCGCGGCGTTCGCCGGCGAGGAGGTCCCCGACCCCCAGGCGCGCGAGACCTTCGAGCGCTCCAAGCTCACGCGCGAGGCCGACGAGGGCCTCGCGCAGCTGTACCGCGACCTGCTGCGCGTCCGCCGCGAGCTAGGCCCGGCCCCGGTCGAGGCGGTCGAGGCCGACGACGAGGCCGGCTGGCTGCGCGTCGTCCGCGGCGGCACGGTCCTCGTGGCCAACTTCGGCGCCGCACCGCTGCGCGTCGACGCCGAGGGCCGGCAGGTCGTCCTCTCCACCCACGACGCGCCTGTCGCGGACGGTGCCGTCACCGTCGCCGCCCAGGCCGGGATACTGCTGCGATGA
- the treS gene encoding maltose alpha-D-glucosyltransferase: MSGLPTPGEATGLPTPSDPTGTGGGTDAPAPAPTQWFESDPLWFKTAVFYEIHLRGFFDGNNDGSGDIRGLTEKLDYLKWLGVDCIWLLPMYASPLRDGGYDIADFYAVHEDYGTIEDVRELIEAAHERGIRVIADLVMNHTSSDHAWFQRARNAPKGSPERDWYVWSDTDELYEEARIIFVDTEPSNWTWDPVAGQYYWHRFFAHQPDLNYDNPEVQEAMLDALRFWLDLGLDGFRLDAVPYLYERPGTNGENLPETHEFLKRVRREVDENYQDRVLLAEANQWPADVVEYFGDGDECHMAFHFPVMPRMFMSLRREDATPMYEILAQTPDIPDNCQWGLFLRNHDELTLEMVTDEERDYMYSEYAKDPRMKLNVGIRRRLAPLLDNGRDEMELMHAIMFSLPGSPVLYYGDEIAMGDNVYLGDRDGVRTPMQWTGDRNGGFSRADFAQLYAPPLMDPVYGYQSVNVEAQLRTPTSLLRWLRRFIALRKEHPVFGKGTYEPLSPSNPKIFAHVRRFEDDIALCVHNVARSAQAVELDLSAFEGRHPEEMFGRTVFPRIGELPYLLTLAPRGFFWFLLRAPEEEEDADAA; the protein is encoded by the coding sequence ATGAGCGGCCTGCCGACCCCCGGCGAGGCCACCGGCCTGCCGACGCCCAGCGACCCGACCGGCACCGGCGGCGGGACGGACGCGCCCGCGCCCGCGCCGACCCAGTGGTTCGAGAGCGATCCGCTCTGGTTCAAGACCGCGGTCTTCTACGAGATCCACCTGCGCGGCTTCTTCGACGGCAACAACGACGGCTCCGGCGACATCCGCGGCCTGACGGAGAAGCTCGACTACCTCAAGTGGCTCGGCGTCGACTGCATCTGGCTCCTGCCGATGTACGCCTCGCCGCTGCGCGACGGCGGCTACGACATCGCCGACTTCTACGCGGTCCACGAGGACTACGGCACGATCGAGGACGTGCGCGAGCTGATCGAGGCCGCGCACGAGCGGGGCATCCGCGTGATCGCGGACCTCGTGATGAACCACACCTCGAGCGACCACGCGTGGTTCCAGCGGGCCCGCAACGCGCCGAAGGGCTCGCCCGAGCGGGACTGGTACGTCTGGTCCGACACGGACGAGCTGTACGAGGAGGCGCGGATCATCTTCGTCGACACGGAGCCGTCCAACTGGACGTGGGACCCGGTCGCCGGCCAGTACTACTGGCACCGCTTCTTCGCGCACCAGCCGGACCTGAACTACGACAACCCCGAGGTCCAGGAGGCGATGCTCGACGCGCTGCGCTTCTGGCTCGACCTGGGCCTGGACGGCTTCCGCCTCGACGCCGTGCCGTACCTGTACGAGCGGCCCGGCACGAACGGCGAGAACCTGCCGGAGACGCACGAGTTCCTCAAGCGCGTGCGCCGCGAGGTGGACGAGAACTACCAGGACCGCGTGCTGCTCGCCGAGGCCAACCAGTGGCCGGCCGACGTCGTCGAGTACTTCGGCGACGGCGACGAGTGCCACATGGCGTTCCACTTCCCCGTCATGCCGCGCATGTTCATGTCGCTGCGGCGCGAGGACGCGACGCCGATGTACGAGATCCTCGCGCAGACGCCCGACATCCCGGACAACTGCCAGTGGGGCCTCTTCCTCCGCAACCACGACGAGCTGACGCTCGAGATGGTCACGGACGAGGAGCGGGACTACATGTACTCCGAGTACGCGAAGGACCCGCGGATGAAGCTCAACGTCGGCATCCGCCGGCGCCTCGCCCCGCTGCTGGACAACGGCCGGGACGAGATGGAGCTGATGCACGCGATCATGTTCTCGCTGCCCGGCAGCCCGGTCCTGTACTACGGCGACGAGATCGCCATGGGCGACAACGTCTACCTGGGCGACCGCGACGGCGTGCGCACGCCGATGCAGTGGACGGGCGACCGCAACGGCGGCTTCTCGCGCGCCGACTTCGCGCAGCTCTACGCGCCGCCGCTCATGGACCCGGTCTACGGCTACCAGTCGGTCAACGTCGAGGCGCAGCTGCGCACCCCGACGTCGCTGCTGCGCTGGCTGCGGCGGTTCATCGCGCTGCGCAAGGAGCACCCCGTCTTCGGCAAGGGCACCTACGAGCCCCTGTCGCCGTCGAACCCGAAGATCTTCGCCCACGTGCGGCGCTTCGAGGACGACATCGCGCTCTGCGTGCACAACGTGGCCCGCAGCGCCCAGGCGGTCGAGCTGGACCTGTCCGCGTTCGAGGGCCGGCACCCCGAGGAGATGTTCGGGCGCACGGTCTTCCCCCGGATCGGCGAGCTGCCGTACCTGCTGACCCTGGCGCCGCGCGGGTTCTTCTGGTTCCTGCTGCGCGCCCCCGAGGAGGAAGAGGACGCCGATGCCGCTTGA
- the glgX gene encoding glycogen debranching protein GlgX: protein MTDVTVWPGRPFPLGATWDGDGVNFALFSINAERVELCLFDDEDRETRIPVEQNTAHHWHCYLPDARPGQRYGYRVSGPYDPAGGHRFNPAKLLIDPYAKAIEGGVKWDAANTLPYVPGGVDVPDDADVEMDDEDDAVAIPKSVVIDPGFDWEGDRPPNHPWNETVIYETHVRGFTMTHPDVREDLRGTYAGLASDAALGYLKELGVTAVELLPVHHIADESFLHDKGLSNYWGYSSIGYLAPHAGYSASGTRGQQVDEFKGMVKALHKAGIEVILDVVYNHTAEGNHLGPMLSMKGVDNKTYYRLVPDDLRHYMDYTGTGNTLDARQPAVLRMIMDSLRYFVIECHVDGFRFDLASALARELYDVDRLSAFFDTIHQDPVLSQVKLIAEPWDVGPGGYQVGNFPVLWSEWNGIYRDTIRDFWRGQAGAADFADRFSGSADLYEADGRDPFASINFITAHDGFTLRDLVTYNDKHNEANLEGGRDGTDDNRSWNCGVEGETDDDDVNALRRRQQRNMLTTLILSQGTPMLLGGDEIGRTQHGNNNAWCQDNEISWYAWDRDEDQPEQLAFTRRLIELRKSHPVFRRRDFLRGRDPEGDALPDVWWFRPDGHRMTKREWDDPELHVLGIFLNGDAIADRTERGEAVRDDSFVLLVNAHHEDTTFVLPSTAYGEAWTHELCTFDPSVAAGEGEYEARSEFVVPSRAVKVLRRVR from the coding sequence ATGACCGACGTGACCGTCTGGCCTGGCCGACCCTTCCCCCTCGGGGCGACATGGGACGGCGACGGGGTGAACTTCGCCCTCTTCTCGATCAACGCCGAGCGCGTCGAGCTGTGCCTCTTCGACGACGAGGACCGAGAGACCCGCATCCCGGTCGAGCAGAACACGGCGCACCACTGGCACTGCTACCTGCCCGACGCCCGGCCGGGCCAGCGCTACGGCTACCGCGTCTCCGGCCCGTACGATCCCGCCGGCGGCCACCGCTTCAACCCGGCCAAGCTGCTGATCGACCCGTACGCCAAGGCGATCGAGGGCGGCGTCAAGTGGGACGCCGCCAACACGCTGCCGTACGTCCCCGGCGGCGTCGACGTCCCGGACGACGCCGACGTCGAGATGGACGACGAGGACGACGCCGTCGCGATCCCGAAGTCCGTCGTCATCGACCCCGGGTTCGACTGGGAGGGCGACCGCCCGCCGAACCACCCCTGGAACGAGACGGTCATCTACGAGACGCACGTGCGCGGCTTCACGATGACCCATCCTGACGTCCGCGAGGACCTGCGCGGCACGTACGCGGGCCTCGCCTCGGACGCCGCCCTCGGCTACCTGAAGGAGCTGGGCGTCACCGCGGTCGAGCTGCTGCCCGTGCACCACATCGCCGACGAGTCGTTCCTGCACGACAAGGGCCTGTCGAACTACTGGGGCTACTCGTCGATCGGCTACCTGGCCCCGCACGCCGGCTACTCCGCCAGCGGCACCCGCGGCCAGCAGGTCGACGAGTTCAAGGGCATGGTCAAGGCCCTGCACAAGGCCGGGATCGAGGTCATCCTCGACGTCGTCTACAACCACACGGCCGAGGGCAACCACCTGGGCCCGATGCTCTCGATGAAGGGCGTCGACAACAAGACGTACTACCGCCTGGTCCCGGACGACCTGCGGCACTACATGGACTACACGGGCACGGGCAACACGCTCGACGCCCGGCAGCCCGCCGTGCTGCGGATGATCATGGACTCGCTGCGGTACTTCGTCATCGAGTGCCACGTCGACGGCTTCCGCTTCGACCTGGCGTCCGCCCTCGCCCGCGAGCTGTACGACGTCGACCGGCTCTCCGCGTTCTTCGACACGATCCACCAGGACCCGGTCCTCTCGCAGGTCAAGCTCATCGCCGAGCCGTGGGACGTCGGTCCCGGCGGCTACCAGGTGGGCAACTTCCCGGTGCTGTGGAGCGAGTGGAACGGCATCTACCGCGACACGATCCGCGACTTCTGGCGCGGCCAGGCGGGCGCCGCCGACTTCGCCGACCGCTTCTCGGGCTCGGCCGACCTGTACGAGGCCGACGGCCGCGACCCGTTCGCGTCGATCAACTTCATCACCGCCCACGACGGCTTCACGCTGCGCGACCTCGTCACGTACAACGACAAGCACAACGAGGCCAACCTCGAGGGCGGGCGCGACGGCACGGACGACAACCGCTCCTGGAACTGCGGGGTCGAGGGCGAGACGGACGACGACGACGTCAACGCCCTGCGCCGCCGCCAGCAGCGCAACATGCTGACGACGCTGATCCTGTCCCAGGGCACGCCGATGCTCCTCGGCGGCGACGAGATCGGGCGCACGCAGCACGGCAACAACAACGCGTGGTGCCAGGACAACGAGATCTCCTGGTACGCCTGGGACCGCGACGAGGACCAGCCCGAGCAGCTCGCGTTCACGCGCCGGCTGATCGAGCTGCGCAAGTCGCACCCGGTCTTCCGCCGCCGCGACTTCCTGCGCGGGCGCGATCCCGAGGGCGACGCCCTGCCCGACGTCTGGTGGTTCCGGCCCGACGGCCACCGCATGACGAAGCGCGAGTGGGACGACCCCGAGCTCCACGTGCTGGGGATCTTCCTCAACGGCGACGCGATCGCCGACCGCACGGAGCGGGGCGAGGCCGTCCGCGACGACTCGTTCGTGCTGCTCGTCAACGCGCACCACGAGGACACGACGTTCGTCCTGCCCTCCACCGCCTACGGCGAGGCGTGGACGCACGAGCTGTGCACGTTCGATCCGTCCGTGGCCGCCGGCGAGGGCGAGTACGAGGCGCGCTCCGAGTTCGTCGTCCCGTCCCGCGCCGTCAAGGTCCTCCGGAGGGTCCGTTGA
- the treY gene encoding malto-oligosyltrehalose synthase translates to MSIPRATYRLQLTPDFDFARVRELVPYLHELGVSHLYLSPSLQARSGSTHGYDVVDPTKVSDALGGEEGLRALAGEGLGIVLDIVPNHMGTGDENRWWTDEEARARVFDYDPEDGWYRRFFDIDDLGGIRVEDPAVFDLVHGKVLELLRDGVVDGLRIDHPDGLADPAGYLRRLREEGAEHVWVEKITSAAHPVEELPDWPVEGTVGYEFCGDATALFVDPRGEGPLTELFAELTGETRAFEEVALETQHDQATTTFAREVARLRTLYDVPGIADALAALPIYRTYVDPATGLVTDADRAAIAATGADEELQRVLTLDERGHDDFVVRFQQTSPPVTAKGVEDTAFYRYVRLIALNEVGSEPSRFSLSVADFHARNQARAERFPHNLLVTQTHDTKRSGDVRARIGALAGIADEWRDAVRRWRELNAELRPDGIPDGNEELLIYQTLLGAWPITEDRLTGYLEKALREAKRNTSWVDQQPAYEDRVKAFAVALLSHRPFLDDFEPFVARVAEEGRRSALAQTLLKLTVPGVPDVYQGDEIESLNLVDPDNRRPVDWERRRALLRALKDGAEPTDDDARKLDLIVRGLDLRARREATFGDGGYRPLDAGEGVCAFVRGDDVLVVVGVRDWQDARLELPADLRGAWRHVLRGGDAILDAADVAVGDVVDARGLAVLERDAPAAG, encoded by the coding sequence TTGAGCATCCCCCGCGCCACCTACCGCCTGCAGCTGACGCCCGACTTCGACTTCGCCCGGGTGCGGGAGCTGGTCCCGTACCTGCACGAGCTCGGGGTCTCGCACCTGTACCTGTCTCCGTCGCTGCAGGCCCGCAGCGGGTCCACGCACGGCTACGACGTCGTCGACCCGACGAAGGTCTCGGACGCGCTCGGCGGCGAGGAGGGCCTGCGGGCCCTCGCCGGCGAGGGCCTGGGGATCGTCCTCGACATCGTGCCCAACCACATGGGCACCGGCGACGAGAACCGCTGGTGGACGGACGAGGAGGCGCGCGCCCGGGTCTTCGACTACGACCCGGAGGACGGCTGGTACCGCCGCTTCTTCGACATCGACGACCTCGGCGGCATCCGCGTCGAGGATCCCGCCGTCTTCGACCTCGTCCACGGCAAGGTCCTCGAGCTGCTGCGCGACGGCGTCGTCGACGGCCTGCGCATCGACCACCCCGACGGCCTCGCCGATCCGGCGGGCTACCTGCGCCGCCTGCGCGAGGAGGGCGCCGAGCACGTCTGGGTCGAGAAGATCACGAGCGCCGCGCACCCCGTCGAGGAGCTGCCGGACTGGCCCGTCGAGGGCACCGTCGGCTACGAGTTCTGCGGGGACGCGACGGCGCTGTTCGTGGACCCGCGCGGCGAGGGTCCGCTGACGGAGCTCTTCGCCGAGCTCACGGGGGAGACCCGCGCGTTCGAGGAGGTCGCGCTCGAGACCCAGCACGACCAGGCGACGACGACGTTCGCCCGCGAGGTCGCGCGCCTGCGCACCCTGTACGACGTCCCGGGCATCGCGGACGCGCTGGCGGCCCTGCCGATCTACCGCACGTACGTCGACCCGGCGACCGGCCTGGTCACGGACGCCGACCGCGCGGCGATCGCCGCCACGGGCGCCGACGAGGAGCTGCAGCGGGTGCTGACGCTCGACGAGCGCGGGCACGACGACTTCGTCGTGCGCTTCCAGCAGACCTCGCCGCCGGTCACCGCCAAGGGCGTCGAGGACACCGCGTTCTACCGCTACGTGCGCCTGATCGCGCTCAACGAGGTCGGCAGCGAGCCGTCCCGGTTCTCGCTCTCCGTCGCCGACTTCCACGCCCGCAACCAGGCGCGCGCCGAGCGCTTCCCGCACAACCTGCTCGTCACGCAGACGCACGACACGAAGCGCTCCGGCGACGTCCGCGCGCGCATCGGCGCGCTGGCCGGCATCGCGGACGAGTGGCGCGACGCCGTCCGCCGCTGGCGCGAGCTGAACGCCGAGCTGCGCCCCGACGGGATCCCGGACGGCAACGAGGAGCTGCTGATCTACCAGACGCTCCTGGGCGCCTGGCCGATCACCGAGGACCGCCTGACGGGCTACCTGGAGAAGGCGCTGCGCGAGGCGAAGCGCAACACGAGCTGGGTGGACCAGCAGCCCGCGTACGAGGACCGCGTCAAGGCGTTCGCCGTCGCGCTGCTCTCCCACCGGCCGTTCCTGGACGACTTCGAGCCCTTCGTCGCGCGCGTCGCGGAGGAGGGGCGCCGCTCGGCGCTCGCGCAGACGCTGCTCAAGCTCACCGTGCCCGGCGTCCCCGACGTGTACCAGGGCGACGAGATCGAGTCGCTCAACCTCGTCGACCCGGACAACCGCCGCCCGGTCGACTGGGAGCGCCGCCGCGCGCTCCTGCGGGCGCTGAAGGACGGCGCCGAGCCGACGGACGACGACGCCCGCAAGCTCGACCTGATCGTCCGCGGCCTGGACCTGCGGGCCCGTCGCGAGGCGACGTTCGGCGACGGCGGCTACCGGCCGCTCGACGCGGGGGAGGGCGTCTGCGCCTTCGTCCGTGGCGACGACGTCCTCGTCGTCGTCGGCGTGCGCGACTGGCAGGACGCGCGGCTCGAGCTGCCCGCGGACCTGCGCGGCGCGTGGCGGCACGTCCTGCGCGGCGGCGACGCGATCCTCGACGCGGCCGACGTCGCGGTCGGGGACGTCGTCGACGCCCGCGGTCTGGCGGTGCTCGAGCGCGACGCGCCTGCGGCCGGGTGA